A part of Helicobacter kayseriensis genomic DNA contains:
- a CDS encoding LPP20 family lipoprotein has protein sequence MRSKIFYSSMIGMAALGLSGCGAFSDGVSDTALIPPSANYQANYVPLQPPMMYNQPSGNMMPQETTPQVQRVNKMVVDSIEIPALPEIQQPAPSESPRMAKPEKEPEYEAGEPLIPNSPILTANNIIELNAVGMGVAPESSISPSQALALAKRAAIVDAYRQIGEKMYGIKVNGQDTVKDMMLQNSVVKTKVQALIRNAEITETVYKDGLCQVSMELKLDGRVWHKVLTGNF, from the coding sequence ATGAGAAGTAAAATTTTTTACTCTAGTATGATTGGCATGGCGGCTTTAGGATTGAGTGGGTGTGGAGCTTTTAGTGATGGTGTGAGTGATACAGCACTTATTCCACCTTCTGCAAATTATCAGGCAAACTATGTCCCTTTGCAACCCCCAATGATGTATAACCAACCAAGTGGCAATATGATGCCTCAAGAAACAACCCCTCAAGTTCAAAGAGTAAATAAAATGGTTGTAGATAGTATTGAAATTCCTGCATTGCCAGAGATTCAGCAACCAGCACCAAGCGAATCTCCTCGTATGGCAAAACCAGAAAAAGAGCCAGAATATGAGGCGGGTGAGCCTTTGATTCCAAATTCACCTATATTGACTGCTAATAATATTATCGAGCTTAATGCTGTAGGAATGGGAGTGGCACCAGAATCATCTATTTCTCCTTCTCAAGCTTTGGCACTTGCTAAGAGAGCTGCAATTGTGGATGCTTATAGACAGATTGGCGAGAAAATGTATGGAATCAAGGTAAATGGTCAAGATACAGTTAAGGATATGATGCTTCAAAATTCTGTTGTAAAAACAAAAGTTCAAGCACTGATCCGCAATGCAGAGATTACTGAAACAGTTTATAAGGATGGGTTGTGTCAAGTTAGCATGGAATTGAAACTTGATGGAAGAGTGTGGCATAAGGTTTTGACTGGTAATTTTTAA
- the nth gene encoding endonuclease III, translating into MTKTQKASIIKRKFLLHYGQAKTELKYSNLYELLVAVMLSAQCTDKRVNLITPALFANFPTISHLACADIQEVKLLIKSCSFFNNKANHLIAMAKQVMENFNGEIPHTQNELKSLSGVGQKTANVVLIEYFGENFMAVDTHVFRVSHRLGLTRAKTTQKTEEDLVKLFKDHLHALHQGFVLFGRYVCKAVNPNCQDCFVQEFCTTTKSFKPQ; encoded by the coding sequence ATGACCAAAACCCAAAAAGCCTCAATCATTAAGCGTAAATTTTTATTACATTATGGTCAAGCAAAAACTGAGCTCAAATACTCCAATCTCTATGAACTCTTGGTTGCCGTGATGCTATCTGCTCAATGCACAGATAAAAGAGTTAATCTAATCACTCCTGCTCTTTTTGCAAATTTCCCCACAATCTCTCACCTTGCATGTGCGGATATTCAGGAAGTCAAGCTCTTGATCAAAAGTTGTTCTTTTTTCAACAACAAAGCCAATCATCTCATCGCAATGGCAAAGCAAGTGATGGAGAATTTCAATGGAGAAATTCCACACACTCAAAATGAACTCAAAAGTCTCTCTGGTGTTGGACAAAAAACAGCAAATGTTGTCTTGATTGAGTATTTTGGAGAAAACTTTATGGCTGTTGATACGCATGTTTTTAGAGTTAGCCATCGTCTGGGTCTTACGCGTGCAAAAACAACTCAGAAAACAGAAGAGGACCTTGTCAAGCTTTTCAAAGATCATCTTCATGCGCTTCACCAAGGGTTTGTTCTTTTTGGTCGGTATGTTTGCAAGGCAGTCAATCCAAATTGTCAAGATTGCTTCGTTCAAGAGTTTTGCACCACAACAAAAAGCTTTAAACCTCAATAA
- a CDS encoding 4Fe-4S dicluster domain-containing protein: MDNICIKCAKCNPVCPTFLESYDEVYSPRGYLHLCELMGQQAFQSREEIFQVLSTCTQCGDCEPLCPIDLPIVKIIAKTLSCG, encoded by the coding sequence ATGGATAATATTTGTATCAAATGCGCAAAATGTAATCCAGTTTGCCCCACTTTTTTGGAGAGCTATGATGAGGTGTATTCTCCTAGGGGGTATTTGCATTTATGTGAACTTATGGGGCAACAGGCTTTTCAATCTAGAGAGGAGATTTTTCAAGTTCTATCAACTTGCACTCAATGTGGAGATTGTGAACCCTTGTGTCCCATTGATCTCCCTATTGTAAAAATTATTGCAAAGACCCTTAGTTGCGGATAA
- a CDS encoding energy transducer TonB, whose amino-acid sequence MKRYRLFFTFCFSLLLHALLLIFIIQTNSKGFKKGIGDNPKIKISSFEFAPFDSQAKAPSNPPPQLQQKKSQITKPNQSQNKQSQKPKPIEKKIPITDTHQQTPQETKNLDTQDDQKNSPQDSMPLNEAISSIDQPSPPTPIQQSLSYQLADQQTKKNISEFYGAEFGQLGLEEQEYILNNLAYIGRITQSYLRYPPNAGMLAQSGGNVVEFYLHPNGDISDLKIIKKSGFILLDRNSIKTIEIAYKDYPHPKTKTLIRFYINYYLIRN is encoded by the coding sequence GTGAAGCGATATCGTCTTTTCTTTACTTTTTGTTTTTCTCTGCTTCTGCATGCTTTGCTTCTCATTTTTATTATACAAACCAACTCAAAAGGTTTCAAAAAGGGAATTGGCGACAACCCAAAAATAAAAATTTCTTCTTTTGAGTTTGCACCCTTTGATTCTCAAGCCAAAGCTCCTTCTAACCCACCCCCACAATTGCAACAAAAGAAATCACAAATCACCAAACCCAATCAATCACAAAACAAACAATCCCAAAAGCCTAAACCTATTGAAAAAAAAATACCCATTACAGACACTCATCAACAAACACCGCAAGAGACAAAAAACTTAGACACTCAGGATGATCAAAAAAACTCCCCACAAGACTCTATGCCACTAAATGAAGCAATCAGCTCCATCGATCAACCCTCTCCCCCCACACCAATCCAACAATCTCTAAGCTATCAACTTGCAGATCAACAAACCAAAAAAAACATTAGCGAATTTTACGGAGCTGAATTTGGACAACTTGGATTAGAAGAACAAGAATATATCCTCAATAATCTTGCCTACATTGGCAGAATCACCCAAAGCTATCTTCGATATCCACCCAATGCTGGGATGCTCGCTCAAAGTGGAGGCAATGTCGTAGAGTTTTACCTTCATCCAAATGGAGATATTAGTGATCTAAAAATCATCAAAAAGAGTGGCTTTATTCTATTGGATCGCAATAGTATCAAAACAATTGAGATTGCCTATAAAGACTATCCTCATCCAAAAACAAAGACACTAATTCGATTCTATATCAACTATTATCTTATCCGCAACTAA
- a CDS encoding 4Fe-4S binding protein, with amino-acid sequence MSENPVWVNEKRCKGCDICVSMCPAGVLSMRLDSKMILGKVVEVSFPESCIGCRECELHCPDFAIFVAEKGEYKFAKINQESQLRGEKIKANAFLLPQEYRESK; translated from the coding sequence ATGAGTGAAAATCCTGTATGGGTCAATGAGAAGCGCTGTAAAGGATGCGATATATGTGTATCGATGTGTCCAGCAGGCGTGTTGTCGATGCGACTAGATTCTAAAATGATATTGGGAAAAGTGGTTGAGGTGTCATTTCCTGAAAGCTGTATTGGGTGCAGAGAATGCGAATTGCATTGTCCTGATTTTGCAATCTTTGTGGCAGAAAAAGGGGAATATAAGTTTGCAAAAATAAATCAAGAATCTCAATTAAGAGGGGAGAAGATCAAAGCCAATGCATTTCTTCTTCCTCAAGAGTATAGGGAGTCAAAATGA
- the hemN gene encoding oxygen-independent coproporphyrinogen III oxidase, translated as MIDFEKIAKYSKSGPRYTSYPTAVEFHEGFQESDYIQALEQSNSSALPLSLYFHLPFCKSACYFCGCNVIYTNNEEKKQGYIPYLKKELELLKRYLDVQREVIQLHFGGGTPTYFQAHHLEVIIDLIHQTFPHFSNQIEASCEIDPRFFNKDQMRVLKDGGFNRVSFGVQDFNPIVQKAINRFQSVDLVSNAVNIARDFGIRSINFDLILGLPHQSKESFLETLQTVVSLNPDRLAIFNYAHMPWIKKTMQKIPSDALPTPQEKLKILESSIKFLKDNGYELIGMDHFAKKDDELFLTMKNGELRRNFQGYTTKGFSQTIGVGVTSIGEGANYYVQNQKDLKAYMQSLDEDRLPVHKGIWLSDEDCLRKEVIMQIMNNLRLDYSSINQRFGIDCKQHFSQALEALKEYEEIGFIESDENGFRATPTGGMMIRNIAMEFDAYLSRAADQQRFSKTL; from the coding sequence ATGATAGATTTTGAAAAGATTGCCAAGTATTCCAAATCCGGCCCAAGATATACAAGCTATCCTACTGCTGTTGAGTTCCATGAGGGATTTCAAGAGAGTGATTATATTCAAGCGCTAGAGCAGTCTAATTCAAGCGCCCTTCCTCTCTCCTTGTATTTTCATCTGCCTTTTTGTAAAAGTGCTTGTTATTTTTGCGGTTGCAATGTGATCTATACGAACAATGAAGAGAAAAAGCAGGGTTATATTCCTTATCTCAAGAAGGAGCTTGAGCTATTAAAGCGCTATTTGGATGTTCAAAGAGAGGTGATTCAGCTTCACTTTGGGGGAGGCACTCCTACTTATTTTCAAGCTCATCATCTTGAAGTTATTATTGATTTGATACATCAAACCTTTCCTCATTTTTCAAATCAGATTGAAGCAAGTTGTGAGATTGATCCTAGATTTTTCAACAAAGATCAAATGAGGGTACTCAAAGATGGGGGATTTAATCGTGTTAGTTTTGGGGTTCAAGATTTTAATCCAATAGTACAAAAAGCAATCAATCGATTTCAGAGTGTTGATCTTGTATCAAATGCTGTCAATATTGCAAGAGACTTTGGAATACGATCGATTAATTTTGATTTGATCTTGGGTCTTCCACACCAGAGCAAGGAGAGCTTTTTGGAAACACTTCAAACGGTCGTATCGCTCAATCCTGATCGTTTGGCCATTTTTAATTATGCGCATATGCCTTGGATTAAAAAAACTATGCAAAAAATTCCCTCTGATGCCCTTCCAACACCACAAGAAAAGCTCAAGATTTTAGAATCAAGTATTAAATTTTTGAAAGACAATGGTTATGAGCTGATTGGGATGGATCATTTTGCAAAAAAAGATGACGAACTTTTTTTGACAATGAAAAACGGGGAATTGAGGCGTAATTTTCAGGGATATACGACAAAGGGATTTTCTCAAACAATCGGTGTTGGCGTGACAAGTATTGGTGAGGGTGCAAATTATTATGTTCAAAATCAAAAAGATCTTAAGGCATATATGCAGAGCTTAGATGAGGATAGGCTTCCTGTGCATAAGGGTATTTGGCTTTCAGATGAAGATTGTTTGCGTAAAGAAGTGATTATGCAGATTATGAATAATTTGCGTCTTGATTATTCTTCGATCAATCAGCGTTTTGGAATTGATTGCAAGCAACATTTCTCACAAGCACTTGAGGCTTTAAAAGAGTATGAAGAGATAGGCTTTATAGAAAGTGATGAGAATGGTTTTAGAGCCACTCCAACAGGAGGAATGATGATTAGGAATATTGCAATGGAGTTTGATGCCTATCTTTCTAGGGCAGCAGATCAACAGCGTTTTAGCAAGACACTTTGA
- a CDS encoding AsmA-like C-terminal domain-containing protein has product MKTQQKKKTNKTKFIILSIFLSIVITLLIGCFYTLSKGIRIQHFKIANIELNGLYLKLDNKLILTLDTLAIKKQNKQTHFEFPKAIRWFQNSLVAISYFEKIEVKNIFLPQQKESASVFYDGKRYHLFFPEIQALFQIQQDSHKINLKIQKFIATNFQVQLNGEIDYFLSKDKLAFSLIAHPYGDSQNRQEKLIIKGNSNLKILNVSAFSTPIKSLALYEKDFAKIPALHTWLLQKASFDSARIKNLFFSAPLNEDFIPKMLKSLYAELDFENVGLKLESHLAPITTPFLKAKFQNEILSFSLKDPRYEGLQLDGSFVELHNLSHPSEGVKTLVFLKSSDAVLDQRIHKILQTYGIGFDVKQLDSVIDLNLKLSFQKIQDELNVQAQGTFLSQNTHLEVFGMPVFAQSLNLTLDLTPNGRHLFINDSQVTLENPLIEGLVSGDINLADKTIQGRLKPNIIHIQTSPHPNSPLEKILFLEQDDIAEIAINADFAEVPSINLPDFSIMLTLGESKTIVLEDLSKLYPYSPLLSHLAIKNGKASIQTTDFKNFSIQSELFDLTYPIFDKKWNPIKEFHSNLQISPTSISLQSLDESVTLQYHDNLLKVFLKDKNFDFQALRHNTIPLFQSSTQEETKPSSSTQKSFSLYLESKNSAIKYKELTIPTDEIIVNMNNKKTTIDATHKNGVINVDLYDDIAKFQANNFSGDFINLVAGKEIVQGGLFGIKGLYKNKILRADMEIQNTTFKNFATLQNIVALIDTIPSLIVFKKPGFSTDGYQVKHGRILMELNDKYLGLKKIDLVGDTIDINGGGIVTLDTQELNISLTISTIKGLSEVLNKIPIVGYLLLGKEGKISTSLILKGTLQNPKSEVTLAEDIISAPFKIIERIFISD; this is encoded by the coding sequence ATGAAAACACAGCAAAAAAAGAAAACAAACAAAACAAAATTTATTATCTTAAGCATTTTTCTCAGCATTGTTATAACACTACTTATTGGATGTTTTTATACACTTTCAAAAGGGATTCGGATCCAGCATTTCAAAATTGCAAATATTGAATTAAATGGATTGTATCTAAAACTTGATAATAAACTCATCTTGACTCTTGATACTCTAGCGATTAAAAAACAAAACAAACAGACACATTTTGAGTTTCCAAAAGCAATTCGATGGTTTCAAAATAGCCTAGTTGCTATTTCATACTTTGAAAAAATTGAGGTTAAAAATATCTTTCTTCCACAACAAAAAGAGTCTGCTTCAGTTTTTTATGATGGCAAACGCTATCATCTCTTTTTCCCAGAAATCCAAGCCCTATTTCAAATCCAACAAGATTCTCACAAAATCAATCTCAAGATTCAAAAATTTATTGCCACAAACTTTCAAGTTCAATTAAATGGAGAAATTGATTATTTTCTTTCTAAAGACAAATTAGCTTTCTCACTGATTGCACACCCCTATGGAGATTCTCAGAATAGACAAGAAAAACTTATCATTAAGGGAAATTCCAATCTCAAGATTCTCAATGTAAGTGCTTTTAGTACACCAATTAAAAGCCTCGCACTTTATGAGAAAGATTTTGCAAAAATCCCTGCTTTGCATACTTGGCTTTTGCAAAAGGCATCCTTCGATTCTGCGAGAATCAAAAATCTTTTTTTTAGCGCTCCACTCAATGAGGACTTCATCCCCAAAATGCTTAAAAGCCTTTATGCGGAATTGGACTTTGAAAATGTTGGACTCAAACTTGAATCTCATCTTGCCCCAATCACCACGCCCTTTCTTAAAGCTAAATTTCAAAATGAGATTTTAAGCTTTTCTTTAAAGGATCCAAGATATGAAGGATTGCAACTTGATGGGAGTTTTGTTGAGCTACACAACCTATCCCATCCTTCTGAGGGTGTAAAAACCCTTGTTTTTCTCAAATCTTCCGACGCAGTTTTAGATCAAAGAATTCATAAGATTCTGCAAACTTATGGAATCGGCTTTGATGTCAAGCAACTTGATTCTGTGATTGATCTTAATCTAAAGCTTTCTTTCCAAAAAATACAAGATGAGCTCAATGTGCAAGCTCAAGGAACCTTTCTATCCCAAAATACGCATCTAGAAGTTTTTGGAATGCCTGTATTTGCACAATCTCTAAATCTCACGCTTGATCTTACTCCCAACGGGCGTCATTTGTTCATCAATGATTCTCAAGTCACGCTTGAAAATCCCCTTATTGAAGGATTGGTTAGTGGTGATATCAATCTAGCTGACAAAACAATACAGGGGCGACTCAAACCTAACATAATCCATATCCAAACCTCACCTCATCCAAACTCTCCCTTAGAAAAAATCCTTTTTTTAGAACAAGATGATATTGCAGAAATTGCGATTAATGCTGATTTTGCAGAAGTTCCAAGCATCAATCTTCCAGATTTTTCTATTATGCTTACTCTTGGCGAGTCAAAAACAATTGTTCTTGAAGATTTGAGCAAACTTTATCCCTATTCTCCCCTTCTCTCTCATCTTGCCATCAAAAATGGAAAAGCATCTATTCAAACAACGGATTTTAAAAACTTTTCCATCCAAAGCGAATTGTTTGATCTGACATATCCGATCTTTGATAAAAAATGGAATCCTATTAAAGAATTTCATTCCAATCTTCAAATTTCACCCACCTCAATCTCTCTTCAATCTCTTGATGAGAGTGTTACACTCCAATATCACGACAATCTACTCAAGGTTTTTCTAAAAGATAAAAATTTCGATTTCCAAGCCCTAAGACACAACACAATCCCCCTCTTCCAATCCTCTACCCAAGAAGAAACAAAGCCATCATCATCTACTCAAAAATCTTTCTCTCTTTATTTAGAATCTAAAAATTCCGCCATCAAATACAAAGAACTCACCATCCCCACAGATGAAATTATTGTCAATATGAATAACAAAAAAACGACCATTGATGCAACACATAAAAATGGGGTCATCAATGTTGATTTGTATGATGATATTGCAAAATTCCAGGCCAATAACTTTAGTGGGGATTTTATCAATCTTGTTGCTGGCAAAGAAATCGTTCAGGGCGGTCTCTTTGGCATCAAAGGTTTATATAAAAACAAAATCTTACGTGCAGATATGGAGATTCAAAATACAACATTTAAGAATTTTGCAACCCTTCAAAATATTGTTGCACTGATTGACACAATCCCCTCCCTAATCGTGTTTAAAAAACCAGGATTTAGCACAGATGGCTACCAAGTCAAACATGGACGAATCCTTATGGAGCTCAATGACAAATATCTTGGACTCAAAAAAATTGATTTGGTTGGCGATACAATTGATATCAATGGTGGAGGGATTGTCACCCTTGACACACAAGAGCTCAATATCTCCCTCACAATTTCCACAATCAAGGGCCTATCAGAAGTTCTCAACAAGATTCCCATTGTTGGATACCTTTTGTTAGGCAAAGAAGGTAAAATATCTACAAGCTTGATTTTGAAAGGAACGCTACAAAATCCAAAGTCTGAGGTAACTCTTGCTGAAGATATCATAAGCGCCCCATTCAAGATTATTGAGCGTATTTTTATCTCAGATTAG
- a CDS encoding DUF2603 domain-containing protein yields the protein MLELNGEITNGNLTKIDEKHLSIQLENGNLSLGKPCFVSDENGDEYVLISTNILKRLLEGIKKAQEEKFTISLERDIANQMPLDFEDVMSVAKAKMRELDLNTEELDSAELIEEIKREHPNLFFNIDEYLRK from the coding sequence ATGCTGGAATTAAATGGGGAGATTACAAATGGCAATCTAACAAAAATTGATGAAAAGCACTTAAGTATTCAGCTTGAGAATGGGAACTTGAGCTTAGGAAAACCTTGTTTTGTTAGTGATGAAAATGGTGATGAGTATGTATTGATCTCAACAAATATTCTTAAACGATTGCTTGAAGGAATCAAAAAAGCACAAGAAGAAAAATTTACAATTTCTCTTGAACGAGATATTGCTAATCAAATGCCTTTAGACTTCGAAGATGTAATGAGTGTGGCAAAGGCTAAAATGAGAGAATTAGATCTCAATACAGAGGAATTGGATTCTGCAGAGTTGATTGAAGAAATTAAAAGAGAGCATCCTAATTTGTTCTTTAATATTGATGAGTATCTAAGGAAATAA
- the argF gene encoding ornithine carbamoyltransferase, with protein MKDFLSLKDYSKEEILQMIAIAQDIKIKHSKSIPTPLMQGCTLAMIFEKNSTRTRVSFETGIYQLGGMGLFLSNRDIQLSRGEPIKDTARVIGSMVDMVMIRTFEHQRLEEFASYCPVPVINGLSDSFHPVQLMADYLTMLECGIGVSEERQPVVAYIGDGNNMAHSWLMLASKLGFELRIASPLGYEVDSGIASLAQEFAKTSRSKISLLQDPQEAVRGANVVTTDTWVSMGQEDEKEKRAKAFGAYQVNQELMNLAQDEAIFLHCLPAYRGYEVSEEVLEGKRSRVFLEAQNRLHAQKGIMVYLYQKHKGTLCWN; from the coding sequence ATGAAAGATTTTTTGAGTTTAAAGGATTATTCTAAAGAAGAGATTCTGCAAATGATTGCTATTGCACAGGATATTAAAATCAAACATTCAAAATCAATCCCCACTCCATTGATGCAAGGATGTACCCTTGCAATGATTTTTGAAAAAAATTCAACACGCACAAGGGTGAGTTTTGAGACAGGTATCTATCAGCTTGGTGGAATGGGGCTTTTTCTTTCTAATCGTGATATTCAACTAAGTCGTGGAGAGCCTATTAAAGATACAGCTCGAGTCATTGGATCTATGGTAGACATGGTGATGATACGCACCTTTGAACATCAGCGTCTTGAGGAGTTTGCTTCTTACTGTCCAGTTCCGGTTATTAATGGATTGAGTGATAGTTTTCACCCTGTGCAGTTGATGGCAGATTATTTGACAATGCTTGAGTGTGGGATTGGAGTTTCTGAAGAGAGGCAACCTGTTGTTGCCTATATCGGAGATGGAAATAATATGGCTCATTCTTGGCTGATGCTTGCAAGCAAGCTTGGCTTTGAGCTGCGTATCGCTTCTCCCTTGGGATATGAGGTTGATTCTGGGATTGCTTCATTGGCTCAGGAGTTTGCAAAAACAAGCCGATCAAAGATTTCTTTATTGCAAGATCCACAAGAGGCAGTCAGGGGTGCAAATGTTGTTACAACAGATACTTGGGTATCTATGGGTCAAGAAGATGAAAAAGAAAAAAGAGCCAAGGCTTTTGGAGCATATCAAGTCAATCAGGAGCTAATGAATCTAGCACAAGATGAGGCCATTTTCTTGCATTGTTTGCCTGCTTATCGTGGGTATGAAGTGAGTGAGGAGGTTTTGGAGGGTAAAAGAAGTCGTGTTTTTTTGGAAGCACAGAATCGTTTGCATGCCCAAAAGGGAATAATGGTATATTTGTATCAAAAACACAAAGGGACACTATGCTGGAATTAA
- a CDS encoding chemotaxis protein CheX: MDLVIQSFIEIVQTMLGITPHMIYTHTDTEYGTSMTINGEKYYFFFDLNLIELLAHAFLESKPTQNEIKDLCQEFTNLIIGKAKVLNTHSATQIGIPIFLNHAQVPNLFSKSIHFQIKEGRCSIYKE; encoded by the coding sequence ATGGATTTGGTGATACAAAGTTTTATTGAGATTGTTCAAACAATGTTAGGCATAACTCCTCATATGATATACACCCACACTGATACAGAATATGGGACAAGCATGACTATTAATGGAGAAAAATATTATTTTTTTTTCGATTTGAATCTCATTGAACTTCTTGCTCATGCTTTTTTAGAAAGCAAGCCTACGCAAAATGAGATCAAAGATTTATGTCAAGAATTTACAAATCTCATTATTGGAAAAGCTAAAGTATTAAACACTCATTCTGCAACTCAAATTGGAATACCAATTTTTCTAAATCACGCTCAAGTCCCAAATCTTTTTTCAAAAAGTATACATTTTCAGATCAAAGAAGGAAGATGCAGTATTTATAAGGAGTAG
- a CDS encoding FeoA family protein, which translates to MTLFEGCENQTYKITNIQTQDEALKHRFLSLGITKNSQIFLERFSSNKATLAIQVNHTKIALRDSEAQNIFVEAI; encoded by the coding sequence ATGACACTTTTTGAAGGATGCGAAAACCAAACTTACAAAATTACCAATATTCAAACTCAAGATGAGGCACTCAAGCATCGTTTTCTATCTCTTGGGATTACAAAAAACTCCCAAATCTTCCTTGAGAGATTCTCATCAAATAAAGCTACTTTAGCCATTCAAGTTAACCATACTAAAATTGCGCTTCGAGATTCTGAGGCTCAAAATATTTTTGTTGAGGCAATATGA
- the mltG gene encoding endolytic transglycosylase MltG yields the protein MKVEVHKEIIMLPRGTINQIVSYLPSQNIDANRLDSLLLRFFGSPQSGWIDLGCTLISKGDFYYRLTRSKSAMREVKLIPGETMFFFFKDIARIFEIQEDDLWRACKNSPQCIEGNFVPQTYKIPYGADAKDIVWYLLDYSKKAHQDFAQKQGIIYGSQKWKQILSKAAIIQKEAADAKEMPIISAVIDNRIKKGMPLQMDGSLNYGQYSHDKITPKRIREDQSLFNTYKYRGIPPVPSGSVSFEALEASLNPDRVPYLYFVRTKDGRHTFSETYQDHKNNFKK from the coding sequence TTGAAAGTTGAAGTCCACAAAGAAATTATTATGCTTCCGCGTGGAACAATTAATCAAATTGTATCATATCTCCCTTCGCAAAACATTGATGCAAATCGCCTAGATTCTCTTCTTCTGAGATTTTTTGGTTCTCCTCAGAGTGGATGGATTGATTTGGGATGTACTTTGATATCTAAGGGTGATTTTTATTATCGCTTGACAAGATCAAAGTCTGCGATGAGGGAAGTGAAATTGATTCCTGGTGAGACGATGTTTTTCTTTTTTAAGGATATTGCAAGAATCTTTGAAATACAAGAAGATGATCTTTGGAGGGCGTGTAAAAACTCTCCCCAATGTATTGAGGGAAATTTTGTCCCTCAAACTTATAAGATCCCTTATGGTGCAGATGCAAAAGATATTGTTTGGTATCTTTTGGATTATTCAAAAAAGGCTCATCAAGATTTTGCTCAAAAGCAAGGGATTATTTATGGAAGTCAAAAATGGAAACAGATTTTAAGCAAGGCAGCAATTATCCAAAAAGAGGCCGCTGATGCTAAAGAGATGCCAATTATTTCTGCTGTTATTGATAATCGAATCAAAAAAGGAATGCCACTACAAATGGATGGTTCGCTGAATTATGGACAATATTCGCACGATAAAATCACACCAAAGCGTATTCGAGAAGATCAAAGTTTGTTTAATACATATAAGTATAGAGGAATACCACCTGTTCCATCAGGTAGTGTAAGTTTTGAAGCTCTTGAGGCTTCTTTAAATCCCGATCGTGTTCCATATTTGTATTTTGTAAGGACTAAAGATGGAAGACATACTTTCTCTGAGACATATCAAGATCATAAAAATAATTTTAAAAAGTAA
- the fliN gene encoding flagellar motor switch protein FliN, with protein MQPTILNQNQEHSEREVQLAQSFEKMMQDYAGLLDMDVMFDAQLASIKLTLRDILKLEKGSIIDLLKPAGEGIEAFVNGRVIGKGEVMVYEKNLAIRINEILDSDAIVYYITREQI; from the coding sequence ATGCAACCAACAATCCTCAATCAAAACCAAGAACATAGCGAACGAGAAGTCCAACTAGCACAAAGCTTTGAGAAAATGATGCAAGATTATGCCGGCCTACTTGATATGGATGTGATGTTTGATGCTCAACTTGCCTCAATCAAACTCACTCTCAGAGATATTCTCAAGCTTGAAAAAGGATCGATTATTGACCTCTTAAAACCTGCTGGGGAAGGAATTGAGGCTTTTGTCAATGGTCGTGTTATAGGCAAAGGAGAAGTGATGGTCTATGAAAAGAATCTCGCAATTAGAATCAATGAAATCTTAGATTCTGATGCGATCGTCTACTACATTACACGCGAGCAAATCTAA